A genomic region of Catalinimonas niigatensis contains the following coding sequences:
- a CDS encoding flavin monoamine oxidase family protein — protein MSKTTISRRTFLNRVSVLAGSSYPAMVGLGMIRKAPNQPFKLHGKANGTKVIILGAGLAGMTSAYEMNKLGYDCTILEARNRPGGRVWTVRGGTQETEEGGVAQQCNFDSGHYINAGAARIPHHHEITMHYCREMGVPLQIFNNVNENAYLYSEGSGKLSNKPIRIREVKYDMQGYICELLEKAIDQGALDMPMTNEDKEKLIEFLRVEGDLGPDLLYRGSSRRGYKTPPGAGNQPGEAADAYALMDLINSGFIDPAMSNLPVYTHDLQMTLFEPVGGMDKLPYALAEQVKDSIQYETVVNEIRKEENGVRIVYTSNGKTQEIKGDYCICTLPLPVLANVKNDLSSNVQRACDFVDYKKACKIGLQFKRRFWEEDDNIFGGLSRTNTTITQIMYPNYNYLGKKGVLKGFYNFSEKAEYTANLSLEEREKLALDEGSKLHPQYKDEFENSFSLAWQKIPFSKGGWAEYNDTTRQRFYPDLLKPEGNIYLAGEHTSYHTAWMAGAFESARRTVSDIHARVTEGQVQYESKE, from the coding sequence ATGAGCAAAACAACCATATCTCGGCGTACTTTTCTGAATCGCGTATCTGTTTTGGCTGGTTCCAGTTATCCTGCGATGGTAGGTCTGGGCATGATCCGCAAAGCCCCCAACCAACCGTTCAAACTGCATGGAAAAGCCAATGGCACCAAAGTCATCATACTGGGTGCTGGCTTGGCAGGCATGACTTCCGCTTATGAAATGAACAAACTGGGCTACGACTGCACCATACTGGAAGCACGTAATCGTCCCGGAGGCAGGGTCTGGACGGTCAGGGGTGGCACTCAGGAAACGGAAGAAGGAGGCGTAGCACAGCAATGTAACTTTGATAGTGGACACTACATCAATGCCGGTGCAGCCCGTATTCCCCATCATCATGAGATTACGATGCATTATTGTCGCGAAATGGGCGTTCCGCTACAAATCTTCAACAATGTCAATGAGAATGCTTATTTATACAGTGAAGGTAGCGGGAAGCTTTCCAATAAACCTATACGCATCAGGGAGGTAAAATACGATATGCAGGGCTATATCTGCGAACTTCTTGAGAAAGCCATTGACCAGGGTGCACTGGATATGCCGATGACCAATGAGGACAAAGAAAAACTGATTGAATTTTTGAGGGTAGAAGGTGATCTGGGTCCGGATTTGCTGTACAGAGGAAGCTCCCGGAGAGGCTACAAAACCCCTCCCGGTGCTGGAAACCAGCCTGGCGAAGCTGCTGATGCCTACGCCTTGATGGACCTGATTAACTCTGGATTTATTGATCCTGCGATGTCCAACCTGCCGGTCTATACCCATGATCTGCAAATGACCCTCTTTGAACCAGTGGGTGGAATGGATAAACTCCCTTATGCACTGGCGGAGCAGGTCAAAGACAGTATTCAATACGAAACTGTAGTCAATGAAATCCGAAAGGAAGAGAATGGCGTCAGGATCGTGTATACTTCTAACGGAAAAACCCAGGAGATCAAAGGAGATTACTGTATTTGTACGCTGCCTCTTCCTGTGCTGGCCAATGTGAAAAATGATCTTTCTTCCAATGTTCAGCGGGCGTGCGACTTTGTAGATTACAAAAAAGCCTGCAAAATTGGTCTTCAGTTCAAGCGCCGCTTCTGGGAAGAAGATGACAATATTTTTGGCGGATTATCCCGTACCAATACCACCATTACCCAGATCATGTATCCCAACTATAACTATTTAGGCAAGAAAGGTGTGCTTAAGGGATTTTATAACTTTAGTGAAAAAGCTGAGTATACTGCTAACCTTTCGCTTGAAGAGCGGGAAAAACTGGCCCTGGATGAAGGCAGCAAACTGCATCCTCAGTACAAAGATGAGTTTGAAAACTCCTTTTCACTGGCCTGGCAGAAAATTCCTTTCAGCAAAGGAGGATGGGCAGAATACAATGATACTACGCGGCAGCGTTTTTACCCTGACCTGCTTAAGCCTGAAGGCAACATTTATCTGGCTGGAGAACATACGTCCTATCATACCGCATGGATGGCAGGAGCCTTTGAATCGGCACGCCGTACTGTGTCTGATATCCATGCCAGAGTAACGGAAGGGCAGGTACAATATGAATCCAAAGAATAA